The DNA region AGCTGCTCCGCAGTCGCGTTCATGTTCCACGCATTGGCGATGAGTTTGGCCCTGATCAGGTCACGCTCAAACCTTCTCCTTGCCTCGCGCAGCGGCAGTCCCACGTAGCTGAGCTCCAGCTTATCCTGGTCCTCGGACATCGCGTGCCGTATCTGCGGTAGGTCGATGACCTCCCTATCGGCGAAAATCACCATGCGCTCGATAAAGTTGCGCAGCTCGCGCACGTTGCCGGTCCAGGCAGAGCCCACAAGCGCCTCCATGGCTGCAGGCGTGAGGCGGATGAGCGGTTTGTGCTGCTCCTGGCATGCCTGCCTGAGGAAATGGCCGACCAACTGCGGAATGTCCTCCCGACGGTCGCGGAGAGGAGGTAGCTGAATCTTGACGACGTTGAGCCGGTAGTAGAGGTCCTCCCGAAAGCGGCCAGCGCGCACCTCCTCCTCGATGTTGCGATTGCTGGCGCCAATGAGCCGGACATCCACCATCCGCACAGACTCGCTCCCCACAGGCTGCACTTCACCGCTCTCCAATGTCCGGAGGACCTTCGCCTGCGCCGAGAGGCTCATACTGCATAGTTCGTCGAGAAAAACAGTGCCCCCGTTGGCGTGCACGAAAATTCCCTCATAGTCCCGGGTCGCCCCGGTGAAGGCTCCCTTCTTGTGGCCAAAGAGCTGGCTTTCCAACAGCCCCTCCGGAAAAGCCGAGCAGTTGACCGCCACAAAGCGTCCTTTACGGCCGCTCAGGCGGTGGATGGCGGAGGCGACCAGCTCTTTTCCGGTGCCAGTCTCGCCGAGGATGAGCACGGTGGCATCAGTAGGTGCGGCGCGGTCGATGATGCTATAGACTTCGCGCATCTGGCGGCTGGTGCCGACCATTCCGTAGCGCTCATAGAGCTCTGCCGCGGAGGCTGCCGCTCGGCGCAAGGCCTGCCCCTTCTGCAAGTTCTCCTGGATGTGGCGAAGGAGGTCCGGCAGCTTGACGGGCTTTTGCAGAAAATCCGTTGCGCCTTGCAGGATCGCATCCACTGCCTTCGGGATGTCACCATGGGCAGAAATCATCACCACTGGACGCGTGCTGTCCAAGGCGACTAAGCGGCGCAGTAGCTCCATGCCGTTCACTCCTGGCATGACCAGGTCGAGCAGCACAAGGTCCGGGTTTTCTTGTTCGGCCAACCGCAGTGCCTCCTCAGCCGTCGTAGCCGTCGACACCCGATAGCCCTCGTGCATGAGGATGTCTTCCATGATGTCGAGGGCCTTCTGTTCGTCGTCAACCACAAGGATGTGCGCTGCACCCTGGCGTTTCATGACCACAACCCTTGTCTAAGCCTGATATGCAGGGAGCTCCACGCGAACGGTGGTACCCACGCCGACCTTGCTCTGTAGGCTGATACGCCCCCCGTGCTCTTTGACGATGTGGCGGCAAATGCTCAGCCCAAGC from Calditrichota bacterium includes:
- a CDS encoding sigma-54-dependent Fis family transcriptional regulator yields the protein MKRQGAAHILVVDDEQKALDIMEDILMHEGYRVSTATTAEEALRLAEQENPDLVLLDLVMPGVNGMELLRRLVALDSTRPVVMISAHGDIPKAVDAILQGATDFLQKPVKLPDLLRHIQENLQKGQALRRAAASAAELYERYGMVGTSRQMREVYSIIDRAAPTDATVLILGETGTGKELVASAIHRLSGRKGRFVAVNCSAFPEGLLESQLFGHKKGAFTGATRDYEGIFVHANGGTVFLDELCSMSLSAQAKVLRTLESGEVQPVGSESVRMVDVRLIGASNRNIEEEVRAGRFREDLYYRLNVVKIQLPPLRDRREDIPQLVGHFLRQACQEQHKPLIRLTPAAMEALVGSAWTGNVRELRNFIERMVIFADREVIDLPQIRHAMSEDQDKLELSYVGLPLREARRRFERDLIRAKLIANAWNMNATAEQLGIERTNLYRKMRQLGIEQESQSP